The Panicum virgatum strain AP13 chromosome 6K, P.virgatum_v5, whole genome shotgun sequence nucleotide sequence CACCACAACACGGCAAACTACCATCTATACCCAAACCTATACGAGATACGACCACCCAGGTTAACCACGCAGCACGCACGTACACACTCCTACGTACGGGCGCCGGCACACGGGCGTAAAAAGTTTGTTACGCGCCGTGCACGGTACACCACGTCACACACACATTGTACGTAGCACGGCTAGTAACAGCGCAACCGGCCGGCCGGACTGCCGGCTCACGTGCACTTGCCGAGCGGCCCGCCGCAGAGGCAGGTGTTGCCGCCGAACGAGTCGGCGTCGAGGTGGTCGAACGGCGGGCCGGCGGGGATGGCGCCGCACAGCCGGTTGTGGCTGAGGTCCAGGTGCCCCAcgtaggccgccgccgccagcgaccGCGGCACGCCGCCGCTGAGCCGGTTCCGCGACAGGTCCAGCAGCATGAAGTAGGAGCGCGGCGTGAACACGTCCGGCACGGCGCCCTTCAGGGCGTTCCGGCTCAGGTTCAGGATCCCGAGCCCGCTGTTCCGGAGCAGGCTCGCCGGGATGCTCCCCGACAGCCGGTTCGCGCCGAGGTATAGCGACGTGAGCACGCGGCCGGAGCCGAGGCCGTCGGGGATCGCGCCGGTGAGCTGGTTCTCGGACAGGTCGAGGTCGGCGAGCCGGGGCATGGACGACACCGACGGCGGGATGGGGCCCGACAGCCGGTTCCGCCCGAGCAGCGCGCGGCTGAGCATGGCGAGCTTGCCGAAGTCGGAGGGGACGCGGCCGGTGAGCTGGTTGTTGGCGAGGTCGAGGTGCTTGAGGGCGGCGAGGGAGGTGATGGCGCCCGGGATGGGGCCGGAGAGGAGGTTGTCGGCGAGGTTGAGCACGGCGAGGCGGGAGAGGCCGCCGACGGACGGCGGGATCCCGCCGGTGAGGCGGTTGCCGGGGAGCTCGAGGATGCGGAGGTAGGGGAGGTCCGTGGCGACGCAGGACGGGACGGGCCCGGAGATCTGCTTCCAGTCGGCGAGCACGAGCGACGAGAGGCGGCCCAGGCGGCACACGGCGTCGGAGATGTACCCGGACATGACGCCCGACGCCGGGCGCCCCGCGGGGGCCATCACGGCGTCCTCGGCCTCGCCGCGGAGGGAGAGGTCGGCGACGCGGCCGTCGGTGGGGTCGCAGCCCACGCCGTACCAGCCGGCGCAGCAGTCGGTGCCCGCCCACGACGAGAACACGCCCAGGCGCGCCTCCGACAGCGCCGCGCGGATCGACAGCAGCGCGTCGCGGTCCGCCGCcgagcacgccgccgcggccgggacGAGAACGAGCACAAGCACGGCGAGCGCGAGGAGCGCCGGGGCGACAGCCATGCGCCCGGCGGGGGACGCCGTTGCCGTTGCCATCGCCACTGCGGATATGGCTTTGGCTCGAGTGGACGGCAGTGGCGCAGTGCCGAGTCGCGACTGACTGACGAGCTCGATTGTTTAGTAAGGCTGGCAGAGTGTTCAATTGACCCTTTTGGCCTCCCGCAAGCGCGTTCGTTATCTTTGCTTGTTGCTTCATCAAGCGTAGTACTAGAAGCCAGCTGAGCATTTTGGGCCACATCCAAATCCATGCGGCGTTTCTGACAGAGATACGAGGGACCAACGGTCTAAATGGCGGTTTTGCCCACAGGTTGAGTAAAATGCACGGCCGGCCTCTAAACTTGGCAGCAGGTGTCATCTAGGTCCTTGAACTCCCAAAATACACATCTACATCCCTAAACTTGCTAATTGGTTTATGTGGGGTCCAAATCACCGTTTCTCATATTAACTGCTAGCGTGTCAAGCTGACCGGGCACCTAACATGTGGAGCCCACATGTCAGATGCACCTCCCTCCGCCTTTCACAGCCATGGCTGACACAGCGGTGGCGCGGCTTCTCCACCGGAGCGCGTCTAGCCGCCGACGCACTGGACCTTGCCTGCGTCCAGGGCAACCTGCTGGCAGCGCCAGCGTGCGCGGAGGCGTGGCGAAGTCTTGCACAGGGGCGGCCCGCAACGGGCGCATGCCGGCGTGGCGGTATTTCGGCGGTGCGGCGTCGGGATTGAAGGGGGGAGAGGCTCGATTGAGGATGGAGCGACTCCAGCATGGCTCATGGAGTGACGACGCGCATCTCCAGCGGGAGACGTCGCGtgcgtgctccgccgccgctccgccccggACGGACGCGCGGGAGCCGCCGTGGGCGAGCTCTACCGCCGCTCCGTCTTGGAAGGGTGCGCGGGAGCCGCCGCTCCTGCTCCGTtcgccggccccgccggcgagccgcctcgccgcaccgccctaaccctgctccctccgccacCTCCGACGACGAGCTGTGCCGCCCCCTCCCTACTCCCTCCGGCGGCGATGAGGGCTCGAGCTTCGATCTTCGAGCGGCCGTGCCATGGCTGAGCTCGTCCGAGCCGGCCGCTTGCCCCTTCTTCGCCCCGCTGGACGGATTCGGCGAGggcgcgaggccgccgccggcggcggcgtgtgcaCCAGCGAGcgcgcgaggccggcggcggccgcgccctggACGGGCGA carries:
- the LOC120712787 gene encoding DNA damage-repair/toleration protein DRT100-like; this encodes MATATASPAGRMAVAPALLALAVLVLVLVPAAAACSAADRDALLSIRAALSEARLGVFSSWAGTDCCAGWYGVGCDPTDGRVADLSLRGEAEDAVMAPAGRPASGVMSGYISDAVCRLGRLSSLVLADWKQISGPVPSCVATDLPYLRILELPGNRLTGGIPPSVGGLSRLAVLNLADNLLSGPIPGAITSLAALKHLDLANNQLTGRVPSDFGKLAMLSRALLGRNRLSGPIPPSVSSMPRLADLDLSENQLTGAIPDGLGSGRVLTSLYLGANRLSGSIPASLLRNSGLGILNLSRNALKGAVPDVFTPRSYFMLLDLSRNRLSGGVPRSLAAAAYVGHLDLSHNRLCGAIPAGPPFDHLDADSFGGNTCLCGGPLGKCT